One Micromonospora eburnea genomic region harbors:
- the dxs gene encoding 1-deoxy-D-xylulose-5-phosphate synthase, translated as MSVEEDTANHGRLLGTVRGPQDVKRMTAEQLDILASEIRDFLIAKVSRTGGHIGPNLGVVELTLAMHRVFDSPRDRLLFDTGHQAYVHKIITGRQEGFDKLRQRGGLSGYPSQAESEHDLIENSHASTALSYADGLAKAYALRAEKRCVVAMVGDGALTGGMCWEALNNIAAAGNPLVIVVNDNGRSYAPTIGGLADHLSSLRLNPGYERVLDTVKDALGSTPLVGRPMYEVLHAVKKGIKDAVAPQAMFEDLGIKYVGPVDGHDVAAVESALRAAKNFGGPVIVHAVTRKGYGYRPAEEDEADCFHGPGAFDIQTGKLVAAPSVKWTHVFADELVAIADERPDVVGITAAMAEPTGIAKLARKYPKRVYDVGIAEQHAATSAAGLAMGGLHPVVAVYATFLNRAFDQVLLDVAMHKLPVTFVLDRAGITGPDGPSHYGIWDMSVFGVVPGLRIAAPRDSATLREELREAVAVEDGPTVLRFPTGTVAGDLPAVRRVGPVDVLAESARTDVLLVAVGSFAGLGMEVAARVAEQGYGVTVVDPRWVRPIPAELVQLAAGHRLVVTVEDGVRIGGVGDALGQAMRDADVRVPLKDLGVPADWHPHGTRAQILADLGLTAQDVARDVTGWISGLDADSVEPPADRAAAKN; from the coding sequence ATGAGTGTTGAAGAGGACACGGCCAACCACGGTCGGCTGCTCGGCACCGTCCGGGGCCCGCAGGACGTGAAGCGGATGACCGCCGAGCAGCTGGACATCCTCGCCTCCGAGATCCGTGACTTCCTGATCGCCAAGGTCTCCCGCACCGGCGGGCACATCGGCCCCAACCTCGGGGTGGTGGAGCTGACCCTGGCCATGCACCGGGTCTTCGACTCGCCGCGGGACCGGCTCCTGTTCGACACCGGCCACCAGGCCTACGTACACAAGATCATCACCGGCCGGCAGGAGGGTTTCGACAAGCTCCGCCAGCGTGGTGGCCTCTCCGGCTACCCCAGCCAGGCGGAGAGCGAGCACGACCTGATCGAGAACTCGCACGCCTCCACCGCCCTGTCGTACGCGGACGGGCTGGCCAAGGCGTACGCGCTGCGCGCCGAGAAGCGCTGCGTGGTCGCCATGGTCGGCGACGGCGCGCTGACCGGTGGCATGTGCTGGGAGGCGCTGAACAACATCGCCGCCGCCGGCAACCCGCTGGTCATCGTGGTCAACGACAACGGCCGGTCGTACGCGCCGACCATCGGCGGCCTCGCCGACCACCTCTCCTCGCTGCGGCTCAACCCCGGCTACGAGCGGGTGCTCGACACCGTCAAGGACGCCCTCGGCTCGACCCCGCTGGTCGGCAGGCCGATGTACGAGGTGTTGCACGCGGTCAAGAAGGGCATCAAGGACGCGGTCGCGCCGCAGGCCATGTTCGAGGACCTCGGCATCAAGTACGTCGGCCCGGTCGACGGCCACGACGTGGCCGCGGTCGAGTCGGCGCTGCGCGCCGCGAAGAACTTCGGCGGCCCGGTGATCGTGCACGCGGTCACCCGCAAGGGCTACGGCTACCGCCCGGCCGAGGAGGACGAGGCGGACTGCTTCCACGGCCCTGGGGCGTTCGACATCCAGACCGGCAAGCTCGTCGCCGCCCCCTCGGTGAAGTGGACCCACGTCTTCGCCGACGAGCTGGTCGCGATCGCCGACGAGCGGCCCGACGTGGTCGGCATCACCGCCGCGATGGCCGAGCCGACCGGGATCGCCAAGCTGGCCCGCAAGTACCCGAAGCGGGTGTACGACGTGGGCATCGCCGAGCAGCACGCCGCCACCTCGGCGGCCGGCCTCGCCATGGGCGGGCTGCACCCGGTGGTGGCCGTCTACGCCACCTTCCTCAACCGCGCCTTCGACCAGGTGCTGCTGGACGTGGCGATGCACAAGCTGCCGGTCACCTTCGTGCTGGACCGGGCCGGCATCACCGGCCCGGACGGGCCGAGCCACTACGGCATCTGGGACATGTCCGTCTTCGGCGTGGTGCCGGGCCTGCGGATCGCCGCCCCCCGCGACTCGGCCACCCTGCGCGAGGAGCTGCGCGAGGCGGTCGCCGTGGAGGACGGCCCGACCGTCCTCCGCTTCCCGACCGGCACCGTCGCCGGTGACCTCCCGGCCGTCCGCCGGGTCGGCCCGGTCGACGTGCTGGCCGAGTCGGCGCGTACCGACGTGCTGCTGGTCGCGGTGGGCTCCTTCGCCGGCCTCGGCATGGAGGTGGCCGCCCGGGTCGCCGAGCAGGGCTACGGCGTCACCGTGGTCGACCCGCGCTGGGTCCGCCCGATCCCGGCCGAGCTGGTCCAGCTGGCCGCCGGGCACCGCCTCGTCGTCACCGTCGAGGACGGGGTGCGGATCGGCGGCGTCGGAGACGCGCTCGGCCAGGCCATGCGGGACGCCGACGTCCGGGTGCCGCTGAAGGACCTGGGCGTGCCGGCCGACTGGCACCCGCACGGCACCCGGGCGCAGATCCTGGCCGACCTCGGCCTGACCGCGCAGGACGTGGCCCGCGACGTCACCGGCTGGATCTCCGGCCTGGACGCCGACTCCGTCGAGCCGCCCGCCGACCGGGCCGCCGCCAAGAACTGA